One window of the Desulfovibrio sp. genome contains the following:
- a CDS encoding adenylate kinase, with product MNILIFGPNGSGKGTQGDLIKQKYNLAHIESGAIFREHIGGGTELGKKAKAYIDRGDLVPDDITIPMVLETLKTKGQQGWLLDGFPRNTVQAQKLWDALQKEGMQLDYVVEILLPREVAKNRIMGRRLCKNNNNHPNNIFIDAIKPTGDVCRVCGGELSCRSDDQDEAAIGKRHDIYYNTTDGTLAAAYFYKDLAGAGKTKYIELNGEGSIDSIKETLLSKLA from the coding sequence GTGAACATCCTTATTTTTGGCCCCAACGGCAGCGGCAAAGGCACTCAGGGCGACCTGATCAAGCAGAAGTACAACCTCGCCCACATCGAATCCGGTGCCATCTTCCGTGAACACATCGGCGGCGGCACCGAGCTGGGCAAAAAGGCCAAGGCTTACATTGATCGCGGCGACCTCGTGCCCGACGACATCACCATTCCCATGGTGCTCGAAACCCTGAAGACCAAGGGTCAGCAGGGCTGGTTGCTCGACGGCTTCCCCCGCAATACCGTGCAGGCCCAGAAGCTGTGGGACGCCCTTCAGAAAGAAGGCATGCAGCTTGATTACGTGGTTGAAATTCTGCTGCCCCGCGAAGTGGCCAAGAACCGCATCATGGGCCGCCGCCTCTGCAAGAACAACAACAACCACCCCAACAATATCTTCATTGACGCCATCAAGCCCACCGGCGACGTATGCCGCGTCTGTGGCGGCGAACTCTCCTGCCGCTCTGACGATCAGGACGAAGCCGCTATCGGCAAGCGCCACGACATTTACTACAATACCACCGACGGCACCCTGGCCGCCGCGTATTTCTACAAGGATCTGGCTGGCGCCGGCAAGACCAAGTATATCGAACTGAACGGCGAAGGCAGCATCGACTCCATCAAGGAAACCCTGCTTTCCAAGCTTGCCTAG
- a CDS encoding diguanylate cyclase yields the protein MLLFLTPIFFIHDYATDTTSNLSSSTLTRLTEVNARASNNFYQTVRTNMMEMNGMTKYLAQQNGSASKEDVLAVAPLFYAHGVRRFSIVDIWGKGYDGSGAPVDFSQDTVFLLAREGKTHIDTACDNSRQRLLIVANPLVVQGRIKAVIISEFPAEAIETNIETWAFGNNTYNLVINAAGEPVFQAPPPGKTMESLFPSFSAGGLPPEVTARLKQELEESPQTSMAFSDSSLGLYVATSPIERFGWRLVSLVPQGVGNAAVSKQTLITNELVWRLAVLAGIIITFVLLLERNSSRKLRRQQEDYRTIIASISGGVLKFFGPDGTFLFISPNYKKMLGFTDAEFEKKYGNSFAATIYEQDREATLRIMRRQIKNEQPIDVEYRTRAKSGALIWLYHKGAEVRIEHGRSYIQSIVFDITNNKEAALSKRISDERHQFILEQHDINIFEQNLVSGYFSCSPQWLRTFGSVFNILETDTAIPLFPDDMERLLAFQKEVRLAPHQHKCTVEVRLRAAGGEYRWFRVEASSIANSQGTPIYAIGIITDINQQKSLELQLRTQATRDSGTGMRNKMSTEKAVSQFLETHESPLPQMYAMFMIDFDNFKGINDRFGHAMGDKAIFDMAQIIRRNFRGVDIVGRVGGDEFLVFCTEKMSLHAIRERAFTLVEQLRTECSDQHSCLTITASVGVSCCPRDGTTYEELFNKADKATYAAKKMGRNRCIFYREMNESTPKDTPVQ from the coding sequence GTGCTTCTCTTTCTTACGCCCATTTTCTTTATTCACGACTATGCTACCGACACCACATCAAACCTCTCGAGCAGCACCCTCACAAGACTGACTGAAGTCAACGCACGCGCCAGCAACAATTTTTATCAGACCGTTCGTACCAACATGATGGAAATGAACGGCATGACAAAGTATCTGGCTCAGCAGAACGGCAGCGCCAGCAAGGAAGACGTGCTTGCCGTCGCCCCACTTTTCTACGCGCACGGGGTACGGCGCTTCAGCATCGTTGACATTTGGGGCAAGGGCTATGACGGCAGCGGCGCGCCGGTTGATTTCAGCCAGGATACCGTTTTTCTGCTGGCCAGGGAGGGCAAGACCCACATAGACACAGCCTGTGACAACAGCAGGCAGCGGCTTTTGATCGTGGCCAACCCTCTGGTGGTGCAGGGCAGGATCAAGGCTGTCATCATCAGCGAATTTCCCGCCGAGGCCATAGAGACCAATATTGAAACCTGGGCCTTTGGCAACAATACATACAATCTGGTTATCAATGCCGCGGGCGAGCCCGTGTTTCAGGCTCCCCCGCCTGGTAAAACCATGGAGAGCCTTTTCCCCTCCTTTTCCGCAGGAGGTCTGCCGCCTGAAGTCACGGCCCGGCTAAAACAGGAGCTTGAGGAATCGCCGCAAACCTCCATGGCTTTTTCTGACAGCAGCCTGGGCCTGTATGTGGCGACCAGCCCAATAGAGCGGTTTGGCTGGCGCCTGGTGTCGCTTGTTCCCCAGGGCGTGGGTAATGCGGCGGTTTCCAAACAAACGCTTATCACCAACGAGCTGGTGTGGCGTCTGGCCGTGCTGGCGGGTATAATAATTACCTTTGTGCTGCTGCTTGAGCGCAACTCTTCGCGCAAACTGCGCCGTCAGCAAGAGGATTACCGCACGATCATTGCCAGCATTTCTGGCGGTGTACTCAAATTTTTTGGCCCAGACGGCACGTTTCTTTTCATCAGCCCCAACTACAAAAAAATGCTCGGCTTTACCGATGCGGAATTTGAAAAAAAATACGGCAACAGCTTTGCGGCCACCATTTATGAGCAGGATCGTGAAGCCACGCTGCGCATCATGCGCAGGCAGATTAAGAACGAGCAACCCATTGATGTGGAATACAGAACCCGCGCCAAGTCTGGCGCCCTGATCTGGCTGTACCACAAGGGGGCCGAGGTTCGAATCGAGCACGGTCGTTCATACATCCAGAGCATTGTTTTTGATATCACCAACAACAAGGAAGCCGCGCTTTCCAAACGCATATCCGACGAGCGCCACCAGTTTATTCTGGAACAGCACGACATCAATATTTTTGAGCAGAATCTTGTCAGCGGCTATTTTTCCTGTTCGCCGCAGTGGCTGCGCACCTTTGGATCGGTTTTCAACATACTGGAAACAGACACGGCCATTCCGCTGTTTCCCGATGACATGGAGCGCCTGCTTGCATTCCAGAAGGAAGTGCGGCTTGCGCCCCACCAGCACAAGTGCACGGTCGAGGTTCGCCTGCGCGCCGCCGGTGGCGAGTACCGCTGGTTTCGCGTTGAGGCCTCAAGCATTGCCAATTCACAGGGCACCCCCATCTACGCCATAGGCATCATTACCGACATAAACCAGCAAAAATCGCTGGAACTGCAACTGCGCACGCAGGCAACCCGCGACAGCGGCACGGGCATGCGAAACAAGATGAGTACCGAAAAAGCCGTTTCGCAGTTTCTGGAAACGCACGAATCTCCCCTGCCGCAAATGTACGCCATGTTCATGATCGACTTTGACAACTTCAAAGGCATCAACGACCGCTTTGGTCACGCCATGGGCGACAAGGCCATTTTTGACATGGCCCAGATCATTCGCCGGAACTTCCGTGGCGTTGATATTGTGGGCCGTGTGGGCGGCGACGAATTTCTGGTTTTCTGCACCGAAAAAATGTCACTGCACGCCATCCGTGAGCGGGCGTTCACCCTTGTGGAGCAGTTGCGCACAGAGTGCAGCGACCAGCATTCGTGCCTTACCATCACCGCCAGTGTGGGTGTATCGTGCTGTCCCAGAGACGGCACCACCTACGAAGAACTGTTCAACAAGGCAGACAAGGCCACCTATGCGGCCAAAAAAATGGGGCGCAACAGATGCATATTTTACAGGGAAATGAACGAGAGCACCCCAAAGGACACGCCGGTTCAGTAA
- a CDS encoding serine hydrolase domain-containing protein has product MIRTCPILIRPGFKPRFGHLAVVLCMACLLLTACAGKKQHETGSVRGIVMNLGAKQAASPDVPGLSVAVLRHGQDAPINAAFGTASLENPTPVTAASRFKIGSVTKVFTGTLIHRLIEEGRLSYDTPISQFFPTYPNGKAITVRNLLEHTSGIPEMLALPAVQQNMAHYWSPEDLIGMVAKQPPLFRPGTRQLYCNTGFLMLAVIAEKITGNSFADQIRELFVDRLGMKTLLVGVDGAVVPRLVEGYSGSNGEMQLPMPASIAIAMGTGNLEAAPDDVVRLVNIDRLLKNNVLETLPLKPLVLPDGKEAVSTSKNDHYRGSELDGCTLFLFDQPRIDLIGKLGSFPGFGTAFFYDRQTGYAVAVSVNNEKGISHAIALGAEILNAIRQSGAGSAQ; this is encoded by the coding sequence ATGATCCGCACCTGCCCGATTCTGATCCGCCCTGGTTTCAAGCCCCGGTTTGGCCATCTGGCTGTTGTGCTGTGCATGGCATGCCTGCTGCTCACTGCCTGTGCCGGTAAAAAACAGCACGAGACCGGCAGCGTGCGCGGCATTGTGATGAACCTTGGTGCCAAACAGGCCGCCAGCCCGGATGTTCCGGGTCTTTCTGTGGCGGTGTTGCGTCATGGGCAGGATGCCCCCATAAATGCCGCCTTTGGGACTGCCTCGCTGGAAAACCCCACGCCAGTGACTGCCGCATCGCGGTTTAAAATTGGTTCGGTCACCAAGGTGTTCACTGGCACACTTATCCACAGGCTTATTGAAGAGGGCAGGCTGAGCTACGATACGCCCATAAGCCAGTTTTTCCCCACATATCCCAATGGTAAGGCCATTACGGTGCGCAATCTGCTTGAGCACACTTCGGGCATACCCGAAATGCTCGCCCTGCCCGCTGTACAGCAGAATATGGCCCACTACTGGTCACCGGAAGACCTGATTGGCATGGTGGCAAAGCAGCCCCCCCTGTTCCGCCCCGGCACACGGCAGCTCTACTGCAATACCGGCTTTCTCATGCTTGCTGTCATTGCCGAAAAAATCACCGGGAACTCCTTTGCCGATCAGATACGCGAGCTGTTTGTTGACCGTCTGGGCATGAAGACGCTGCTTGTTGGCGTTGACGGGGCTGTCGTGCCCCGCCTTGTCGAGGGATATAGCGGCAGCAATGGCGAAATGCAGCTGCCCATGCCCGCTAGCATTGCCATTGCCATGGGCACGGGCAATCTGGAAGCCGCGCCCGATGATGTGGTGCGCCTGGTGAATATTGACCGGTTGCTGAAAAACAATGTGCTGGAAACCCTGCCGCTCAAACCGTTGGTGTTGCCTGATGGCAAGGAAGCGGTGTCTACATCCAAGAACGATCACTATCGCGGCAGCGAGCTTGACGGCTGCACGCTCTTTTTGTTTGACCAGCCCAGGATAGACCTGATCGGCAAGCTTGGCTCATTCCCGGGTTTTGGTACGGCCTTTTTTTATGACCGGCAGACAGGCTACGCCGTGGCGGTCAGCGTGAACAATGAAAAGGGCATTTCGCATGCCATTGCTCTGGGAGCTGAAATTCTCAATGCAATCCGGCAGAGCGGTGCGGGTAGCGCCCAATAG
- the glgP gene encoding alpha-glucan family phosphorylase: protein MNFENNTVTLFEVSWEVCNKVGGIYSVVSSKALQAVEQFGEDYFFLGPSLAENPGFEETDESVWDSLKMAFATRDLKCRMGRWNIPGRPKVILVDFAKRYSSNQLLYDLWKGYGVDSLSGGWDYIEPVMFATACGAVIAAIHESRVEPMEGRSVALFHEWMCGAGLLALKKLAPGIGTVFTTHATMLGRAMAGTGRDIYSNLRNINPANEAAALNITAKWSLEGATAREADVFTTVSPITGEESTVLLGRQPDVITTNGLDMRVVPDYSVDRALPEARRARIMEAANRFLRCELPATTRIFAISGRYEMHNKGVDIFLEALARMEQSLAGTDASVLALCLVMGGHTGVNTAAVSGEPGADDNGQPFICTHFAWNAPQDPIINACRRLGLNNRPENKIKVIFVPAMLNGDDGFLNMQYDEVMSSCDVGCFPSWYEPWGYTPQESAAWAVPTLTTDLSGFGMWAKEQLKESSSPHNGVCVMLRRGMNLEQSATVLHDHLMLAATCAVDNLPLWRAEARALAEKTSWQFFFENYITAFTMALKKAASRVNYDAGHVALARVLSTSCSTTPFLRPIMAVAEVPEELSRLRDIARNVWWCWHDKAKALFMALNPAQWETWRNPLQMLEQAAPERFKDLLDNEDYMSLYREVVAKFDAYMEEPIRSLSADVTPEAPIAYFSTEYGLNESIPIYSGGLGVLSGDHLKSASDMAIPLVGVGLLYKNGYFRQDIDSEGRQVAQYPINNFALLPISMVYDADNQPVYVQLELPGRLLFARVWKLAVGRIALYLMDTDTRRNTDEDRRITDKLYEANREVRLLQEMLLGMGGMRLLRTLRIKPSVFHMNEGHSAFMAMERMQECLSMGMNYAEATVRVRSNTVFTTHTPVPAGNESFSLELMERYFGGIAANLGISWQQFVQLGQIEGGNSNAFEMTVLALRHSCWANGVSRLHGVVSRHMWNNLWKSLPVAETPIGHVTNGIHVPSYVGSWMNELLRQYLGSGWMQAPPGAGVWDKVDQIPDEAYWAARMHQKEALLDDLRRRIPEFIQKYRLPSDDRKRMESMLRPDTLIIGFARRFAPYKRATLIFADPDRLAKILNNPSRPVVLVFSGKAHPADEAGINLIQEVLRMCRDERFLGRIFFIENYSLSVSRIMAQGCDVWLNTPRRPHEASGTSGMKLPVNGGINLSISDGWWCEGYNRQNGWTIGPVVSNELPSSEQNDYADAEALYSLLETAVVPLYFERNESDLPQEWINTSKRSFKSLTAMYSSNRMLTDYIRQFYLRAAQRRNMLRENNWEACRALAGWQNSLPSRFCTLKVDELAISGIEGNTMTCGEPVSVQLRLQLGDMQADEVLVQLVIGRALPNGSFREKPEILRLEPRGGDRDQNGMRYIATYIPTFSGHYRYGVRIMPVHPAQASPLETDLILWA, encoded by the coding sequence ATGAATTTTGAAAATAATACGGTCACTCTTTTTGAGGTCAGCTGGGAAGTCTGCAACAAGGTGGGCGGCATCTATTCGGTTGTAAGCAGCAAGGCCTTGCAGGCAGTGGAGCAGTTTGGAGAGGATTATTTTTTTCTGGGCCCTTCCCTTGCCGAAAATCCGGGTTTTGAAGAAACGGACGAAAGCGTGTGGGATTCCCTTAAAATGGCCTTTGCCACCAGGGATCTCAAATGTCGCATGGGCCGCTGGAACATACCCGGCAGGCCCAAGGTGATTCTTGTCGATTTTGCCAAAAGGTATTCAAGCAACCAGCTGTTGTACGACCTGTGGAAGGGGTATGGCGTGGATTCGCTCTCTGGCGGCTGGGATTACATTGAGCCTGTCATGTTTGCCACGGCCTGCGGCGCGGTTATTGCCGCCATACACGAGAGCCGCGTGGAACCCATGGAAGGGCGCAGCGTGGCCCTGTTCCACGAGTGGATGTGCGGCGCAGGCCTGCTGGCGCTCAAAAAACTTGCGCCCGGCATAGGCACTGTCTTTACCACCCACGCCACCATGCTTGGCCGGGCCATGGCCGGTACCGGGCGCGACATCTATTCAAACCTGCGCAACATCAACCCGGCCAACGAGGCCGCAGCCCTTAATATCACGGCCAAGTGGTCGCTTGAGGGCGCAACCGCGCGCGAGGCAGACGTTTTTACCACGGTGAGCCCCATAACCGGTGAAGAATCCACAGTTTTGCTGGGCCGCCAGCCCGATGTTATCACCACCAACGGTCTGGATATGCGGGTTGTGCCCGACTATTCGGTTGACCGTGCGTTACCCGAGGCGCGCAGGGCGCGCATTATGGAGGCGGCCAACCGCTTCCTGCGTTGCGAGCTGCCCGCAACCACCCGTATTTTTGCCATTTCTGGCCGCTACGAAATGCACAACAAGGGCGTTGATATCTTCCTTGAGGCCCTTGCCCGCATGGAGCAGAGTCTGGCAGGTACAGATGCGTCTGTTCTGGCGCTGTGTCTTGTGATGGGCGGCCACACGGGCGTAAACACGGCCGCCGTTTCAGGCGAACCCGGCGCGGACGACAACGGTCAGCCCTTTATCTGTACCCATTTTGCCTGGAATGCCCCGCAGGACCCCATCATCAACGCCTGTCGCCGTCTGGGGCTCAACAACCGGCCGGAAAACAAGATCAAGGTCATCTTTGTGCCTGCCATGCTCAACGGGGACGATGGCTTTTTGAACATGCAGTATGATGAAGTCATGTCTTCGTGTGACGTGGGTTGCTTCCCCTCGTGGTACGAGCCCTGGGGCTATACCCCGCAGGAAAGCGCGGCCTGGGCAGTGCCCACGCTTACCACCGATCTTTCCGGTTTTGGCATGTGGGCCAAGGAACAGCTCAAGGAAAGCTCGTCGCCGCATAACGGCGTGTGCGTCATGCTGCGCCGGGGCATGAATCTTGAACAGAGCGCCACGGTGCTTCATGACCACCTGATGCTGGCGGCCACCTGCGCGGTGGACAACCTGCCCCTGTGGCGGGCAGAGGCCCGTGCGCTGGCCGAAAAAACATCGTGGCAGTTCTTTTTTGAGAATTACATCACGGCATTTACCATGGCACTCAAAAAGGCCGCCAGCCGGGTAAATTACGACGCCGGACATGTGGCGCTGGCGCGTGTGCTTTCCACCTCTTGTTCCACCACGCCATTCTTGCGGCCCATCATGGCCGTGGCGGAAGTGCCCGAAGAGCTGTCACGGTTGCGCGACATTGCCCGCAACGTGTGGTGGTGCTGGCACGACAAGGCCAAGGCCCTGTTCATGGCTCTCAACCCCGCGCAGTGGGAAACCTGGCGTAACCCCTTGCAGATGCTTGAACAGGCCGCGCCCGAGCGTTTCAAGGACCTGCTGGACAACGAAGACTACATGAGTCTTTACCGCGAGGTGGTCGCCAAGTTTGACGCCTACATGGAAGAGCCTATCCGCTCCTTGAGCGCAGATGTGACGCCAGAAGCGCCCATTGCCTATTTTTCTACCGAATACGGTTTGAACGAGTCCATACCAATTTATTCCGGTGGGCTGGGCGTTCTTTCGGGCGATCATCTCAAATCGGCTTCAGACATGGCCATACCCCTTGTGGGCGTGGGACTTTTGTACAAAAACGGCTACTTCCGGCAGGATATAGATTCCGAAGGGCGGCAGGTGGCGCAGTATCCCATAAACAACTTTGCGCTGCTGCCCATCTCGATGGTCTACGATGCTGACAATCAGCCGGTGTATGTGCAGCTTGAGCTGCCGGGGCGACTGCTGTTCGCGCGGGTATGGAAGCTGGCTGTGGGCCGCATAGCCCTGTACCTCATGGATACCGACACGCGCCGCAATACCGATGAAGACCGCCGTATTACCGACAAACTGTATGAGGCCAACCGCGAGGTGCGCCTGCTGCAGGAAATGCTGCTGGGCATGGGCGGCATGCGCCTGCTGCGCACACTGCGCATAAAGCCCAGTGTGTTCCATATGAATGAGGGGCATTCGGCCTTCATGGCCATGGAGCGCATGCAGGAATGCCTGAGCATGGGCATGAACTATGCCGAGGCTACGGTGCGGGTGCGTTCCAATACAGTGTTCACCACCCACACTCCCGTGCCCGCAGGCAATGAATCTTTTTCGCTTGAGCTCATGGAGCGGTATTTTGGCGGTATTGCGGCCAATCTGGGCATATCGTGGCAGCAGTTTGTGCAGCTCGGACAGATTGAGGGCGGCAACAGCAATGCCTTTGAAATGACAGTACTGGCCCTGCGGCATTCGTGCTGGGCCAATGGCGTGAGCCGCCTGCACGGAGTTGTTTCGCGCCATATGTGGAACAACCTGTGGAAGAGCCTGCCGGTGGCCGAAACCCCCATCGGCCACGTGACCAACGGCATTCATGTGCCCTCGTATGTGGGCAGCTGGATGAACGAGCTGCTGCGCCAGTATCTCGGCTCTGGCTGGATGCAGGCTCCTCCAGGCGCTGGCGTATGGGACAAGGTGGACCAGATACCCGACGAGGCCTACTGGGCGGCCCGTATGCACCAGAAAGAAGCCCTGCTCGACGACCTGCGCCGCCGCATACCTGAGTTTATCCAGAAATACCGGTTGCCTTCAGACGATCGCAAGCGCATGGAATCCATGCTCAGGCCAGATACGTTGATTATTGGCTTTGCCCGCCGGTTTGCTCCCTACAAGCGGGCCACGCTCATTTTTGCAGACCCCGACAGGCTGGCCAAGATTCTCAACAACCCCAGCCGCCCGGTTGTGCTGGTTTTCTCGGGCAAGGCGCACCCTGCCGACGAGGCTGGCATCAACCTGATTCAGGAAGTGCTGCGCATGTGCCGCGACGAGCGGTTTTTGGGCCGTATCTTTTTTATCGAAAACTACAGTCTGTCTGTCTCACGTATCATGGCCCAGGGCTGCGACGTGTGGCTTAACACACCACGGCGCCCACACGAGGCCTCGGGCACCAGCGGCATGAAGCTGCCGGTCAACGGCGGCATCAACCTGAGTATTTCAGACGGCTGGTGGTGCGAAGGCTACAACCGGCAGAACGGCTGGACTATCGGCCCCGTGGTTTCCAACGAATTGCCCAGCAGCGAGCAGAATGACTATGCCGATGCCGAAGCGCTGTATTCGCTGCTGGAGACTGCCGTGGTGCCTCTGTATTTTGAGCGCAACGAGTCTGACCTGCCGCAGGAATGGATAAACACCTCCAAGCGGTCGTTCAAAAGTCTTACGGCCATGTACAGCAGTAACCGCATGCTTACCGATTATATCCGGCAGTTTTACCTGCGGGCCGCGCAGCGGCGCAACATGCTGCGTGAAAACAACTGGGAGGCATGCCGCGCGCTGGCTGGCTGGCAAAACAGCCTGCCGTCACGTTTCTGCACACTGAAGGTGGATGAGCTGGCCATCAGCGGTATTGAAGGAAATACCATGACCTGCGGCGAACCCGTGAGCGTTCAGCTGCGCCTGCAGCTTGGCGATATGCAGGCCGATGAAGTGCTGGTGCAGCTTGTCATAGGCAGGGCGCTGCCCAATGGCAGCTTCCGCGAAAAGCCCGAAATCCTGCGTCTTGAGCCACGCGGTGGCGACAGGGACCAGAACGGCATGCGCTATATCGCCACCTACATTCCCACATTCAGCGGTCATTACCGGTACGGCGTGCGCATCATGCCCGTGCATCCGGCCCAGGCTTCGCCGCTGGAGACAGACCTTATTCTCTGGGCGTAG
- a CDS encoding glycoside hydrolase family 57 protein — protein sequence MPALCLCFTIHEPYQLRRYTVFDMGQSSVYEDDDRNCEALLRAARLCYLPACEMLLRLVRRFDGAFVVSLCVSGTALDLFEQYAPEVTESLCALAATGCVEFVAETSAHSLAFLYSREEFDRQVKAQSARLKKLFGKKPTSFMHTECVFNNDLATALQQLGFKTALAQGTDHVLGWRSPNWVYRPVSGPKMQLLLRNAALSDDMGLRFGDSTWTGWPLTADKYASWLHSLAETADVINIFNDMHMFGLRNTSDSGIFDFMAALPEALLADSRFSFATPASLAGKLKPAGEVDVPKFMSWEDNGNDLTSWLGNDMQKDAIHALYSLAARIRACGDRMLLHDYERLQTADHFRHMSTRWFTGPRQDRPNPFDSPYDAYITYMNVLADLELRLDAAELASKTGKARRASRSSLSSGTGASV from the coding sequence ATGCCTGCGCTATGTCTGTGCTTCACTATTCACGAGCCGTATCAGCTGCGCCGCTACACTGTTTTCGACATGGGGCAGAGCTCTGTCTACGAAGATGATGACCGCAACTGCGAGGCTTTGCTGCGCGCCGCGCGCCTGTGCTATCTGCCAGCCTGCGAAATGCTGCTCCGGCTTGTGCGTCGGTTTGACGGTGCGTTTGTTGTGTCGCTGTGCGTTTCTGGCACGGCTCTTGATCTTTTTGAGCAGTACGCCCCCGAAGTTACAGAAAGCCTCTGCGCGCTGGCGGCCACCGGCTGCGTGGAATTTGTGGCGGAAACCTCGGCGCATTCGCTGGCGTTCCTATATTCGCGCGAGGAATTTGACCGTCAGGTCAAGGCGCAGAGCGCACGCCTCAAGAAACTTTTTGGCAAAAAGCCCACGTCCTTCATGCACACAGAGTGCGTTTTCAACAATGATCTTGCCACAGCCCTGCAGCAGCTTGGTTTCAAGACCGCTCTGGCTCAGGGTACAGATCATGTGCTTGGCTGGCGCAGTCCAAACTGGGTATATCGCCCGGTTTCCGGCCCAAAGATGCAGCTTTTGCTGCGCAATGCGGCGCTTTCAGACGATATGGGGCTGCGTTTTGGCGACAGTACCTGGACTGGCTGGCCCCTGACCGCAGACAAATATGCCTCGTGGCTCCACAGCCTGGCTGAAACTGCTGATGTCATCAATATTTTTAATGATATGCATATGTTCGGTCTGCGCAACACGTCAGATTCTGGCATATTCGACTTTATGGCGGCCCTGCCCGAGGCCCTGCTGGCCGACAGCCGCTTCAGCTTTGCCACGCCCGCATCTCTTGCCGGAAAGCTCAAGCCCGCCGGAGAAGTGGACGTGCCCAAGTTCATGTCTTGGGAAGACAACGGAAACGACCTCACCTCGTGGCTTGGCAACGACATGCAAAAAGATGCCATCCACGCCCTTTACAGCCTTGCCGCCCGCATACGCGCCTGCGGCGACAGGATGCTGCTGCACGATTACGAGCGGCTGCAGACTGCCGACCATTTCCGTCACATGTCCACCCGCTGGTTTACCGGTCCGCGTCAGGACAGGCCCAATCCATTCGACAGCCCCTACGATGCCTATATCACCTACATGAATGTGCTGGCAGACCTTGAATTGCGTCTTGATGCCGCAGAGCTGGCCAGCAAGACCGGCAAGGCGCGCAGGGCAAGCCGCAGCAGCCTCAGTTCTGGCACTGGAGCCTCAGTCTGA
- a CDS encoding glycosyltransferase, translated as MRVLMFGWEFPPHISGGLGTACFGMTQALAKKGAEIIFVLPRVEGSAGQNGFLHMRGASGTPVSPHVAEIMAAAGQDVWARSIRCLPVESPLVPYLTPQGYAEALEYLRQAPQCTVTNRLVGHLPGSPTESISGNESVTFELHGGYGPDLMTEVHRYSRLAAAIAVQEQFDVIHVHDWMTYPAGMLARALTGKPLVAHIHATEYDRSGLNINEQVAGIERAGLNAADVVVAVSRLTRKTVIDRYGVPPEKVVVVHNAVARHEAQRHYLVPQRIRHEKRVLFLGRVTFQKGPEYFMEAARLVLQKIPNVRFFMAGSGDMLPELIRRAGQLRIGKRFHFAGFLRGQDVDRMFALSDLYVMPSVSEPFGITPLEAMLYDVPVLLSRQSGVSEVLEHALKADFWDTRDMADKICAVLRYPCLAAELVKNCREEMKSIRWENAANQLLTIYRDVLGGH; from the coding sequence ATGCGAGTGCTTATGTTTGGTTGGGAATTTCCGCCCCATATCAGCGGGGGGCTGGGTACGGCATGCTTTGGCATGACCCAGGCCCTTGCAAAAAAAGGCGCGGAAATAATCTTTGTGCTGCCCCGTGTGGAGGGCAGCGCAGGGCAGAACGGATTTTTGCACATGCGGGGGGCATCGGGTACGCCCGTGAGCCCGCATGTTGCCGAAATCATGGCCGCGGCCGGCCAGGACGTGTGGGCCCGCAGTATCCGCTGCCTGCCTGTGGAAAGCCCGCTGGTTCCCTACCTGACGCCCCAGGGCTATGCAGAGGCGCTTGAATATTTGCGGCAGGCGCCCCAGTGCACGGTCACCAACCGGCTGGTGGGCCATCTGCCCGGCAGCCCCACCGAGAGCATTTCTGGCAATGAATCTGTGACGTTTGAACTGCACGGCGGCTACGGACCGGACCTCATGACCGAGGTGCACCGCTACAGCAGGCTGGCTGCCGCCATTGCCGTACAGGAGCAGTTTGACGTTATCCATGTGCACGACTGGATGACCTACCCGGCGGGCATGCTGGCCAGAGCGCTTACGGGCAAGCCTCTTGTGGCACATATCCACGCCACGGAATACGACCGCAGCGGTCTGAATATCAACGAGCAGGTGGCGGGTATCGAGCGCGCCGGGCTCAACGCCGCCGATGTGGTGGTGGCCGTGAGCCGCCTGACCCGCAAGACAGTCATTGACCGCTACGGCGTACCGCCTGAAAAGGTCGTGGTGGTACATAACGCCGTGGCCCGGCACGAGGCCCAGCGCCACTACCTTGTGCCGCAACGCATACGGCACGAAAAACGCGTGCTGTTTCTTGGCCGTGTGACATTCCAGAAAGGGCCGGAATATTTCATGGAAGCGGCCCGCCTGGTGCTGCAAAAAATCCCCAACGTACGCTTTTTCATGGCGGGCAGCGGCGACATGCTGCCAGAGCTCATCCGCAGGGCGGGGCAGCTGCGCATTGGCAAGCGCTTCCATTTTGCAGGTTTTTTGCGCGGGCAGGATGTAGACCGCATGTTTGCCCTCAGCGACCTGTATGTAATGCCCTCGGTTTCCGAACCTTTTGGCATCACGCCGCTGGAAGCCATGTTGTACGACGTGCCGGTTTTGCTCTCGCGCCAATCAGGTGTTTCGGAAGTGCTGGAGCACGCGCTTAAAGCAGATTTTTGGGATACACGCGACATGGCCGACAAGATTTGCGCCGTGCTGCGCTACCCCTGCCTTGCCGCCGAACTGGTGAAAAATTGCCGGGAAGAAATGAAGTCCATTCGATGGGAGAATGCCGCCAACCAGTTGTTGACCATTTACCGCGATGTCCTTGGAGGTCACTGA